A region of the Ranitomeya variabilis isolate aRanVar5 chromosome 5, aRanVar5.hap1, whole genome shotgun sequence genome:
agtcCTCACTCGGCAATGTCAATGGAAGAATAAAAAAAGTTACGCCTCTTTGAAGTTGTGGAAGTAAAAACAAAAGTACAAAACGTTTTTTAAGGCGTTAAATAAACACAAGAATGCACATTTTTTGGGGTAAAATCCTTTCCAGTTAGGTCTGGGGTCTATTAACAATTAGGGGCCAGAATCCTTTggtgaaaataattattttgcatactTCTACTGTGCAAGGTGCCTAATAAACACCGTGACTAAAACTCTAGGAAGGACATATTTTCCCGAAAAAGCTGATAAATTATTTAGAGGATGTTCCTATGTAGGCAGAATGTTGTTTTCTTCTGAGCAGGAAATCTGTTCAGTTTAGCAGTTCAAGCAAAGTGCATGTGATTTCATCAAAAACTCTGGACACCGTGCATTTAAGGACATGATGAACTGTGCATTTTGTTATTGCTTTTTTCCTTATAGGCTTCTATGTGAAGCCTGGAAAACACAGAATTTCTCTACTAAAGAATACATGAAACAATGTTGCATCAAAGACGCATAAAAAGGGGGGAAATGCATCAAAAAATGTCAGAAAAAACGCGATAATTAGATCAGATTGTTATTGTGTATTTTGGTGCAAACACCAACATGAAACAATGCAGCAGTTTTGCAAGTGGGAACAAAGACTAAGATCAAGATAGCAGGTTATACTTATTGGAAAGTCGGCTGAGTGTATCCCCAAGCTACGGTACATGCCTAGTTCACGAGATTTCCATTGGCGAGTCCGGTATATCATCGACTTCAGGATCCCGCTCCAGTTGGATTTTACTTTCTTCCCCTGGCTCTGTAGGTTGTGTGATGACCGGCTGTATATTTTCTGGGTGCCCCTCAGGATCCGGCTCCAATTGGTTGTCACTAACTTCCCCCAGCTCCATTGATTGTCTGACAACTGACTGCATCATTATCGGGTGGCCCCCAGAACTCGGCTCCTCTTTCTTGACACTTTCTTCACTAGAATTCGGCTCCTCTTTCTTGACACTTTCTTCACCAGAATTTGGCTCCTTTTTCTTGAAACTTTCTTCCCACAGCTTTTGAAGCTGTCTGATAACCGGCTGCATCTTTACCGGATGGCCTCCGGGTTGCAGATACTTTGACAAATCTTCTTTTTTATTTACAAGGTCTCTGAAAGTGTCAGAAAGTTCTTGTAATTTAACGGCCCCGTGGATAATGATGTCCACAGCACTCCTTCCATACTCTATCACACTCTTCTTTTTTAGGGATGTGTTAGCAGGATACCCCCCTATGTGCACCGCTACAAGCTCTCCATGATCATTGAACACCGGAGCGCCTGACGCTCCCCAGTACAAGCAGGAATCGTAGGTCGTCAAGGTCTCGTCAGACATACGTCTGAAGCTGTGTTGTGTCAGTACGTGAACATAGGATCGGTCAGACAATAACGTGCCAAAAATCGATTCAGCTCGCTGAGAAAAGGCGATCACTGAACAGTTGAGATCGATTTGTTTGGGCTCCTCATTGGGATGACCGGTGACGCAGACAGCGCCCTCCTGTGGTGGAGGAGCTAAGTGTCCTAACAAGCCTGGAGGAGATGGGGATATCTCAATCCGCAGAATAGCGCAGTCAAGCTTCTGATCTGACCACAGAACCTTCTTGTATTTGCCATAGAATGGATTTGGATTTTCTTTACTTTCATAATTGAATATAACTTGAACATTTTTAGCGGTTCGTGACTTAATGAGCAATTTCACCACATGGTAACAGGTGAGACCCAGAGTCTCAGTAAGAAGGAAGAGGGTGCCTGAATGTCTCCTGCCATCAGTGTCATATGTGAGTAACGCGACATTGTCTAGATGCTGAGTCAGTAGTCGGAAGGTTGTCGCCGACATTGGATCCTTGTACAGAACATTTTTTCTGTAATTATTTACAAGTTGAGACTCTAGCTCTCGCTCCCCAATGGTTGAAACAAGTTTTTGGAAATCATTTGAAAATTTGAAGCTGAGACGTGAAGAGACAAGTTGGTCAGTGGGGTCCACACATGGCTCAGACCGAGGGGCTGATGTGCCAGGTAAGGGAGATGTGCGGCCCTCCTCCTTATTTTGTACATCTTTCTTTGCCAAGGTTTTCTTTGGCAATTTGTTATTAGGCTCACTAAATGTTTCTCGTCTGAGCATGACAATGGTGTATGTGTCAGATGTAGAAAGCTCAGACAATAATACATCACCGCTATGTCTGGTGCAATGTGAATCTTCAAGGCTGAACTGACCATTTATTGTAAACCTTTTATCGTTTTGAAGAGCCTGACTGATTGTCTgaccccggaagccaaaaacagccatGGGATTGTGGTTACAGTAGTACTGACTGTGCTGGATGATTTTCACTGTTTGCCCCCCATCTGTCTTCCCTTGCTGTTTCACtttaaaaaataaaccattatgaaACGTGGGGTATTTAGAAGTCTCCGGGCCTATAATCTCATCAGCACCTTTCATTTTCTTGAAGCTTAACTCCAGTAGCTCATCTTTTTCCACGGCTCCACATGGTACCCAAGGGTTGACAATTGCATTAAGTTTCTGGGCTAAGATAAAGAGGTAACCGGACTTTTTGGTTTGTGAACGTTTTGCTTTAAGAAGAGTTTTTTTCACAAAGTCAATTATAGGTGTGTTAAAACCTGTAATGTCGTGCTCTTTGCCTTTGTTTTTCCATTTGTAGGACACACAGACTGACCCATTCTGTTCTGTTGTCGTAGGTTCTGTTCTCACTTTCTGCAACAAAACAAATGGAATATAAAATCACGATTCAAATATTATTGTCATCaggcagtgattgtctgcagcagtgagGGACAGCGCGTCAGAGAAACATCCGATGAAGCAGTGTTCAAGCCACATCACTGCTGcagtaatatatacacatatatatatatatatatatatatatatatatatatatatatatatatatatatatatatacatacatacacatacacatacatatatatatatatttattaacatgatttattattatagcgctatttattccatggcgcattacatgtgaggaggggtgtacataataaaaaacaagtacagtaattgtaaaaggaacctgtcactagttttggctaatataagatatggccatcacctttcagagcttatctacagtattctatactGCTGTatagctgtatatctgcccccaacctgacctgctgGAGAAGAAAGATAACTTTTATAATACTCCCctgcggggcggtccagtccgatgggtgtcgctcttcCTGGTCCGGCccttcccatcttcttgcaatgccgccttcctgcttgcttcatgtggatgacgcgtccctgcttCATCCTCACAGTCTCCCTGGCATTGGTCTCCTGTGCAGGCGTATTTATCTATCccattgagggcagagtaaagtactgcagtgcgcaggcgccgggcctctctgacctttctcagcacctgcacactgcagtactttgctctgccgtcaacagggcagataaatacacctgcacaggagcgcaatgccagggagactgtgtggatgacgcagggagactgtgtggatccatccttgccttatctcctgagttagccctccatctgttgtcttcccccacccagggaagagcgacgctactgtgcaccatagtacaccaacccgacaaacaaggcaacaccaacaagggttaacagaaaactccaggcataccaaATATTCACTCACGTATAACAAAGGAATGCACCAGGGAATGTAGGTagtggaataaaccaaaatagagaaggatagggaattatcacacatacaaaccaagcaacagtcacagataactccttcaactctccttctcataagaACTCTCCcttcgttagccatgcagcaaatgctagctctgacaaggattagtaacagagcacagattataaaggggaaaggagtgactgactgagctcagctgtgagcacagctaagttatatatggagatggctactcttagtttgcacctgttcacacctgttcttTGTTTGAAAGTGACAACCAGTCTTtgataaatatatattcactgctCAGAAATAACTGTTACTATGCATCAATGTATATAGTCATATGCAGGAAATttgtgctactttttttttttcgcaacacgatttttattaaaaaacaaaatcagTAATCTTGCAAAGTTCACACTGGGCCTCTATTACTGTTACACACCAGGCCTGGGTATCCCGGCTCTTCTTCCTTCCCTGAAGGCCTCTTTCACGTGTCATTgtgtccggtacatgtggtgatagttttcacaagtacacacatagacccattcaactgaatgggtttgtgcatatgtcagtgtgtttccacggaccatatGTCCTTGggcaaaatatgctgacatgtctgtttttttaacagcagcacaggtCGCAAAACGTCTCACACATGTATGAGACACGGAtgatatccgtgtgtcatcagtgtgacaaatactggcgcctgggaagcagcggtacaatTAGCACTATTCCCCGGCCAGGCGCTGAAgattgctctcatcattctcccctgctctgccggcgatcagcacgagcaggggagaatgatgatattcaagtgataacagtgagagcaggcgacagctgatgggactattactcccatcagcatacacctgctgccgctaataaaagtgagagcaggagcgactgatgggagtattcatctgccagcacctgcactataaataaataaaaaatctggcgtgggttcccctgtatatttgataaccagccaggaaaactgacagctgcaggctgcaaccctcagctatcagcaaggctggttatcaagaatagaggagtccctacgctgtttttttaaatcatttaattaaataattttaaaaaagacgtgaggttccccctattttttacaactagccttgctaaagcagacagctggaggctggtattcttaggTTGGTAAGGGACAATGGATATtagtccccccagcctaaaaatagcagcccgcagctgcccagaaaagtcacatctattagatgtgccaattctggcgctttgcccaactcttcccacttgccctttgacGGTGGCAGGTGGGatgatatttgtggggttgatgtcacctttgtattgtctggtgacatcaagcccacgtgttattaatggagaggcgtctataagacacctatccattaccaatCCTATAGTTGTACTGAACTCACTTAGCTGAACTGTGGTGAATTCAGTGACttttgctcctgctctcactgttattagcggcaacaggtgTATGctaatgggagtaatagtcccatcagctgccgcctgctctcactaTTATCACTTGAAAATaactctcatcattttcccctgctagcgctgatcgccggcagcgcaggggagaatgatgagagcggtcTTAAGCAataggcgccggggaacagcgctaactgtaccgctgcttcccatgcgccggtacgtgtggtactgatgtggcacacggttgccacacgtatgcCACAAGTAAGACACACACGGACACAggcgctggtatgtgtcacactcatgacacagggatgtcatctTTGGGTCATCTGTGTACATGTGTGTGGgacgttttgtggcccgtgctgttaaaaaactgacatgtcagcATGATTTTCCCACGGACTCACGGTCCGTggtaacacactgacatgtgcacagacccattcactaatagatgtgcctttcctgggcgGGAAGGgagcaatatccatgaccccttaccagcctgagaataccagaccccagctgtctgctttagcaagtggttggttgtcaaaaatgaggggggccCACgtcactttttaaaattatttatttaaataattaaaaaaacagcgtgggaatttttgtgaatattttctcacgctcgagttcatatgaggttatgccagcagggggcgcagcaccgcaagtctaggtagctacgttcccctgctttcaattcattccccagattttacaggcaggagcacagctgcattagcttgtaaaattatttaaccccttcagatggatttacatcaaggGACatgactgtaacgacggaaggtatgggatattgttgtttttttatttttccttttttacagaacgagggtcgtcatttggattaagagtataataaactattacaacaccctgtgtctttatttcattaaaatactttattcctaatgtgtgtgtgttttattaaccatttactactattggattaataatggatagatgtcttattgacacctctccattattaaccaggcttaatgtcaccttacaatagcaaggtggcattaaccctttattaccccatatcccaccgctacaggggagtgggaagagagaggccaagtgccagaataggcgcatcttccagatgtgcctttcctggggtggctgggggcagatgtttgtagccagggggggccaataaccatggaccctctctaggctattaatatctgccctcagtcactggctttactactctggtggagaaaattgtgcgggagcccacgccagttttctacgcgatttaaccctttattttaacagagccCCCAAAtattgcacacacactactaacgttagtagtgaggaatatgcaaaaaaaaaaaaaaagggatatgaaaaggtttgctgtatgtaaaccatgtctcagatCATGTCGGGATTGGGAAggcgatagcaaaagccggcaattgaattaccggcttttctgctatctagcgctgcatgaaatataaatatatgtatatacactcactggccactttattaggtacaccatgctagtaacgggttggaccccttttgccttcagaactgcctca
Encoded here:
- the LOC143777130 gene encoding serine protease FAM111A-like isoform X1; protein product: MTSTASSCLLYGGRGKSCTKHSKSKSCTKSRHDIHSFLVSALSVLWRKRHRPLRSHGHDVGRGPLADLDLASTLDLASTTGTGREQRDAGTLRDFITNKVYRFLMAEQISNHLDPSAHLDKENRSNSVELNQTNRTLMPILTPLQDSQSYNVVANSPVSTRKVSGQLNDGRPNDSKWLTDLGKKSAQKKSEKTQNVKKTPGRKKLWTAERGAKAAGKGHQSNLRKSTEQGHPSPGIEEKTVNKQEPTEKKVRTEPTTTEQNGSVCVSYKWKNKGKEHDITGFNTPIIDFVKKTLLKAKRSQTKKSGYLFILAQKLNAIVNPWVPCGAVEKDELLELSFKKMKGADEIIGPETSKYPTFHNGLFFKVKQQGKTDGGQTVKIIQHSQYYCNHNPMAVFGFRGQTISQALQNDKRFTINGQFSLEDSHCTRHSGDVLLSELSTSDTYTIVMLRRETFSEPNNKLPKKTLAKKDVQNKEEGRTSPLPGTSAPRSEPCVDPTDQLVSSRLSFKFSNDFQKLVSTIGERELESQLVNNYRKNVLYKDPMSATTFRLLTQHLDNVALLTYDTDGRRHSGTLFLLTETLGLTCYHVVKLLIKSRTAKNVQVIFNYESKENPNPFYGKYKKVLWSDQKLDCAILRIEISPSPPGLLGHLAPPPQEGAVCVTGHPNEEPKQIDLNCSVIAFSQRAESIFGTLLSDRSYVHVLTQHSFRRMSDETLTTYDSCLYWGASGAPVFNDHGELVAVHIGGYPANTSLKKKSVIEYGRSAVDIIIHGAVKLQELSDTFRDLVNKKEDLSKYLQPGGHPVKMQPVIRQLQKLWEESFKKKEPNSGEESVKKEEPNSSEESVKKEEPSSGGHPIMMQSVVRQSMELGEVSDNQLEPDPEGHPENIQPVITQPTEPGEESKIQLERDPEVDDIPDSPMEIS
- the LOC143777130 gene encoding serine protease FAM111A-like isoform X2 — protein: MAEQISNHLDPSAHLDKENRSNSVELNQTNRTLMPILTPLQDSQSYNVVANSPVSTRKVSGQLNDGRPNDSKWLTDLGKKSAQKKSEKTQNVKKTPGRKKLWTAERGAKAAGKGHQSNLRKSTEQGHPSPGIEEKTVNKQEPTEKKVRTEPTTTEQNGSVCVSYKWKNKGKEHDITGFNTPIIDFVKKTLLKAKRSQTKKSGYLFILAQKLNAIVNPWVPCGAVEKDELLELSFKKMKGADEIIGPETSKYPTFHNGLFFKVKQQGKTDGGQTVKIIQHSQYYCNHNPMAVFGFRGQTISQALQNDKRFTINGQFSLEDSHCTRHSGDVLLSELSTSDTYTIVMLRRETFSEPNNKLPKKTLAKKDVQNKEEGRTSPLPGTSAPRSEPCVDPTDQLVSSRLSFKFSNDFQKLVSTIGERELESQLVNNYRKNVLYKDPMSATTFRLLTQHLDNVALLTYDTDGRRHSGTLFLLTETLGLTCYHVVKLLIKSRTAKNVQVIFNYESKENPNPFYGKYKKVLWSDQKLDCAILRIEISPSPPGLLGHLAPPPQEGAVCVTGHPNEEPKQIDLNCSVIAFSQRAESIFGTLLSDRSYVHVLTQHSFRRMSDETLTTYDSCLYWGASGAPVFNDHGELVAVHIGGYPANTSLKKKSVIEYGRSAVDIIIHGAVKLQELSDTFRDLVNKKEDLSKYLQPGGHPVKMQPVIRQLQKLWEESFKKKEPNSGEESVKKEEPNSSEESVKKEEPSSGGHPIMMQSVVRQSMELGEVSDNQLEPDPEGHPENIQPVITQPTEPGEESKIQLERDPEVDDIPDSPMEIS